The Sporomusa termitida genome has a window encoding:
- a CDS encoding 3D domain-containing protein: MHHKPQRKHSRSLKRRFKRMAAAAAVAGAALVTSALLPGVPATAQASAAPEQAPQPAQATQQMAKTPKGPFNFKSESRVPQKKLAKAQAKAAAAQRSQQAQSKTPVAEQTAKPGPKEAAKQNTKPNTKQTTKKVQASPAADKAPANATKVLDVKATAYAPGAHDNGQWGDKTFLGTTVRPGIVAVDPNVIPLGTRVYIEYPDGTSQYAVAEDTGGAIKGNRIDVAVPSVAKAYDFGIKNVKVHVLGKDA; the protein is encoded by the coding sequence ATGCACCATAAACCGCAGCGCAAACATTCCCGCTCGCTTAAACGCCGATTCAAACGGATGGCGGCCGCCGCCGCTGTCGCCGGGGCGGCATTGGTTACTTCGGCCTTGCTGCCGGGCGTGCCGGCGACGGCCCAGGCCTCAGCGGCCCCGGAGCAGGCCCCGCAGCCTGCGCAGGCCACGCAGCAGATGGCCAAAACCCCGAAGGGACCTTTTAATTTTAAGTCGGAAAGCAGGGTTCCCCAGAAGAAGCTGGCCAAAGCCCAGGCGAAAGCCGCCGCCGCCCAGCGCAGCCAGCAGGCGCAGAGTAAAACCCCGGTTGCGGAACAAACTGCCAAGCCAGGCCCAAAAGAGGCCGCAAAACAAAATACAAAACCAAATACAAAGCAAACCACAAAAAAAGTGCAGGCTTCTCCGGCCGCCGACAAGGCGCCGGCCAATGCCACCAAGGTGCTTGATGTTAAAGCCACTGCTTATGCCCCGGGCGCACATGACAACGGGCAGTGGGGGGATAAAACCTTTTTAGGCACCACGGTCCGCCCCGGGATCGTTGCTGTTGATCCCAATGTGATTCCCCTGGGTACACGGGTCTATATTGAATATCCCGACGGTACAAGCCAGTATGCCGTGGCCGAGGATACGGGCGGGGCCATTAAAGGCAACCGGATTGATGTTGCCGTGCCCTCGGTCGCTAAGGCCTACGATTTTGGCATTAAGAATGTTAAGGTCCATGTTTTGGGCAAGGATGCCTAA
- a CDS encoding N-acyl-D-amino-acid deacylase family protein produces the protein MFDIVIINGIVVDPEQLTRRQGNIGIEAGKITAVTQQEIHGREVIDANGRIVCPGFIDIHGHVDWRAYCGELSLRQGITTTVGGNCGLSPLDIEAFFAAQEQEGFIINQAEMFGHSMSLREAVGACDPLQPATAEQLARMEYQVEKALNEGACGLSLGLAYAPGSSNDEIYRLSRLAARYGRVVSVDTRMRTSIDMYSLVEAIDIARQTGARVQISHLVYQYGTGMMDEALAVIDKARADGLDIRFDSGMYTQWASHIGAVLFSEESMVANGWKLEDILAVTGKYNGRRLDMDMYRDLRANDPQASVVVFTGIEEEIYMALSHPYAMPSTDTGEYAPGEGHPQIAGSFPRYFRQMVGERYELTIMEAIRKATLLPAETLGFHTKGRLRAGMDADLVVFDIKGIMDKADFGLPDAVPEGIDYVLIGGKLVLNKGQLLHTRAGQAVRCTAPVYDYTI, from the coding sequence ATGTTTGATATCGTAATTATAAATGGCATTGTAGTTGATCCGGAACAGCTGACCCGGCGGCAAGGCAATATCGGCATCGAGGCCGGCAAGATCACTGCGGTTACGCAGCAGGAAATTCACGGCCGGGAAGTGATTGATGCGAACGGCAGGATTGTTTGTCCCGGCTTTATCGACATCCATGGCCATGTGGACTGGCGCGCCTACTGCGGCGAGCTGTCGCTGCGGCAGGGGATAACCACAACCGTGGGCGGCAATTGCGGTTTGAGCCCGCTGGATATTGAGGCCTTTTTTGCCGCCCAGGAACAAGAGGGCTTTATTATCAATCAGGCGGAAATGTTCGGGCATTCGATGAGCCTGCGGGAGGCGGTGGGCGCCTGCGATCCGCTCCAGCCGGCGACGGCGGAGCAATTGGCCCGGATGGAATATCAGGTCGAGAAGGCCCTGAACGAGGGGGCCTGCGGCTTATCCCTGGGGCTGGCCTACGCCCCCGGCAGCTCCAATGATGAGATATACAGGCTCAGCCGGCTGGCCGCCCGTTATGGGCGGGTGGTATCGGTAGATACGCGGATGCGCACCAGTATTGATATGTATTCCCTGGTGGAAGCGATCGATATTGCCAGGCAAACCGGCGCCAGGGTCCAGATCTCCCATTTGGTTTATCAGTATGGCACCGGAATGATGGATGAGGCGCTGGCCGTGATCGACAAAGCCCGGGCGGACGGTCTGGACATCCGTTTTGACAGCGGCATGTATACCCAATGGGCCAGCCATATCGGCGCGGTTCTGTTCAGCGAGGAGTCGATGGTGGCCAATGGCTGGAAACTGGAGGATATCCTGGCTGTGACCGGCAAGTATAACGGCCGGCGGCTGGATATGGACATGTACCGGGATTTGCGCGCTAATGACCCCCAGGCCTCGGTCGTTGTGTTTACCGGGATCGAGGAAGAGATTTATATGGCTTTAAGCCATCCTTATGCCATGCCCTCTACCGACACCGGCGAGTATGCACCGGGTGAGGGCCATCCCCAGATTGCCGGCAGTTTCCCCCGCTATTTCCGGCAAATGGTGGGTGAACGCTATGAATTAACGATTATGGAAGCAATCCGGAAAGCCACTTTGCTGCCGGCGGAGACGCTTGGTTTCCATACCAAGGGCCGTTTGCGGGCCGGCATGGATGCGGATCTGGTCGTGTTCGATATTAAGGGCATTATGGATAAGGCTGATTTTGGCTTGCCTGATGCTGTCCCTGAGGGGATTGACTATGTGCTTATCGGCGGCAAGCTGGTACTGAACAAAGGGCAGCTTTTGCATACCCGGGCCGGCCAGGCTGTCCGCTGCACCGCCCCTGTGTATGACTATACTATTTAA
- a CDS encoding toxin-antitoxin system HicB family antitoxin yields the protein MTRGHGSRLSYHFLPLHTTKKAGAKRLRLLMLWPIAIARNKEPGPLRLHETRNLSPCFYQAGSDIPEPEVEEYSGKFNLRIPKSLHKDLVIKAKAENISLNQMATYLLAKGLNAKVKL from the coding sequence GTGACCCGCGGCCACGGCTCAAGATTATCATATCATTTCCTCCCGCTCCACACAACAAAAAAAGCAGGTGCAAAACGGCTGCGCCTGTTGATGCTCTGGCCCATTGCGATTGCACGAAACAAGGAACCTGGCCCATTGCGATTGCACGAAACAAGGAACCTGTCCCCCTGCTTCTACCAGGCTGGAAGCGATATCCCCGAACCTGAGGTGGAAGAATACAGCGGCAAATTTAATCTAAGGATACCAAAGTCATTGCACAAGGATTTAGTAATAAAAGCCAAGGCTGAAAATATTAGTCTAAATCAAATGGCAACCTATTTGCTGGCCAAAGGACTAAATGCAAAAGTGAAGCTATGA